Part of the Passer domesticus isolate bPasDom1 chromosome 8, bPasDom1.hap1, whole genome shotgun sequence genome is shown below.
CTGGAGAAGGGCACTGGGTCctcctgggaatgagggaggtgctgcaggacCGTGGTGAGGATGTCTGAGGCGGTGAGCTCAGCAGGGCACAGCGGCCACAGCCTGTCCAGGTAAGGGTCCAGCTCCCGGTGCTGGGCAAACTCAGCCAGCAGCGCGATGAATATCTCCTTGTTAAGCAAGGGGCTGAGTTTGGAGAACTTCTCTGCCACCTCCACCACCCTCTGCCACTGCTTCAGATGGATGAGAAGGTGCAGAGCTTGCAGCACGGCCTTAGGCCtcttgctgcagagcagcagttccagctcCATCTCGTCATCTGCCTTGCCGTGTTTGTTCTTTCGGGCCAGCACTCCCAGTGCTCTCTTGTACAGTGGCACCCGGCCCTCTGGGCCCTCCTTGCTGCTGTACGACCAAGAGCTGCTAACGTACTGCTGGGTCAGCTCCACAAAGCTGGGCAACCACTTGGGTTTGAACGTCAGGAAGGAGCCGCAAATGAGCTCAAAGAGTGGGACCATCCCATTCTGACCCACCTCCTCCAGCTGCGGCTGACACAGGACCTTCTTCCATACCtctggggtggccctggctacCAAGAGGCCGTCCCcattctgctgcagctgcaggcagctccttGTGGCCTTCCAGGCAGCCttggggaaggaggaaaagacaGAGTTCAGGTAGGCCAAGTTGTCCTTGTCCATGTCAGACTGCAGAATGCGGCTGACCTCCTGCTCCACCAGCTCCTTGCAGTAGCTTTCCACCTCACTCTCTGGGGCACACACCACGCAAGTCTTGAGGAGCTCCAGGCTCATgtagctctgcagctcctggctcacTGCGTTCAACAGCTTGGCGTAAGTGTCTTGTAGGCTTCGGGCTGGCTTCTGCTTCTGGtggaggctgtgctgcaggatggCAGCGAGGACAACAGGAGCCTGGAATGTACCACCTTTCTTCAACTTCTCCACCGTCAGCTTGGAGCTGCTGAGGCTCCTCCTCTGATAATATCTGCAGGCCTCCTCAAACACCATCTCCACCAGGCATGGCTCAGGCCTGCTGCTGTCCTCAGGTTTGGAAAAGCTAAAGCTGTAGATGCCACTCTGACTGAGGAGCTGGATACTATCCTCCTCTCCCTGGGACTCCAGGAAATGCACCTCCTTCATGCTCAGGACTTCCTTTTCTACAAGCCTTCCACTGTTCTGGTCGACAAGGTACAGTACTCCAGCCAGcacacaggccaggatgctgCCAAAAGTCTTCAGCTGGACAAGACTCCCGTGGGCCAGGGGCCCGCCCTCCAGGTCAAAGATATGCCTCTGTGTCCCATCTGGCTCCACGATACTCACAGAGCCCTTTGTGCTCACCAGCAGCAGACCCCCACTGTTGGACACAGTGGAGGTGTGAATGTCCAGAGGCGCAAAACCTGAGAGAAGGCCCACAGAACCCAGCAGGAGCTTCTTGAAGTCTGACTCGCTGCTGGAGCGCAGCACCTTGCTGTGGATGAAGCCTGCAGAGGGGGCTGTGATGGTGAACTCTGCCTTCTCTGGATGCCAGATGAGGAGGAATTTGGAAGTGGTGGCaaagcctgcagcagcaggcactaGGAAGACGTGTTGGGGAGAGGCCAGGACCTGGCACTCGGGGCTGTTGTGCAGGACGATCCTCACAGCGCCCAGCCGCACGCCCCGCTCCCCCACCTCCAGAGCACGGGCACACACACAGAACCTGAAGGCACACTTGCTCACGTCCGAGTGAGCACCCAGCGGCGGCCTCTCCTCACACCACACCAGGCtggctccctggctgcacacGGAGACGACTCGTGCCCGGgcaccctggcacagctccagtgtctgcagcagctgccagcccacGGCCACCACGAAGTGCCAGACCTCGGTCCGGCCGTGCTCCCACACCACGGCCAGTACCCAGGAGCCCGGTAccacagggctctgcaggaagagcagtcccacaggggctggctggggcggctgccagctcctctccaggtcGGCTCCAGCGATGCTGTGGCGCTGGAAGGCCACCACCCGCGGCAGGGAGGGCGGCCGGctcttctgcaggagcaggaggtgctgcccGTCGGGGCTGGACTGGACGTGGCTGGGCTCTTCTCCGCGGCACAGCAACTCCCGCAGCCAGTGGCCTCGGCTGAAGTCACTCAGGTCGGAGAGCTGCCGCAGCTTCATCCTGTCAGCGACAGCAGGGCGAGCTGGGGCACGGAGCCGCAGCCGCCACTCGGTCCCCTCCCGGAGCCCCGCCACACCCCACTCCGCGGCACCCCGCTCCCTCGGCTCTCTAGGAGGGCCCACGGGCGCCTTTCCTCCGCGGCGAGCCGGTTCCgcggcagcagctcccagcgaCCGGCCGCGCCCGGAGCTCCCCGCTCCGCCCGAGAGCACTCCGCGCTGCCCGGGCACacgccccgctcccgccgggaCCCACCTGCCGCGGCGGCGACtggcggccggggccgggcccggccagCGGCAGCTCCGCTCAGCGCTGCGCAGTCACGGGGCCGCGGGTTTCCGGGCGGAGCCGCTCCGCGCCGCCGCGGGCCGTCCCGCTCCTACTTCCGCCGCCGGTGCGGGGTGGGCCGCGGGGCCGCGTCCCGAGGGCGACCCGCGGGTCCCCGCAGACGGCGGGGCCATTTGTTACCGGGGCGCGTGTGTACGTGCGTGTGTCAGTCCCCGCGGGGCGAGCCGAGCTCCGGCCGGCCCGGGGAGGAGCctgcccggcccgccccgcctGCGGGAGCCGCGGCCGCGCGGGGAACCGGCGGGCGCACGCGCGGCGCCTGCGCGGTGTGCGGGGAGCGGCTGCCCGCAGGTGAgtgcgggagcggcggggggAACGCGGGACCccgcccgcggggccgggcgcgccCCCGCTGCCCCTCCGGCACTGGGGTCCCGCCGCACCGGGGGCCCCGCGGCGCTGGTGCGCTCCCCGCCGCGAGGGGCCCCGCTGGGCACCGGCACCCCGTTCCGGGGCCGCTCGCTGCCCACCGCGGTGAGCTGCGGGAGCGGCCGCGCGCAGCCCGTGCGGCGGGAGGTGGTTCTCGTGGCCCGCCGGTAGCGGCGCGGTGCCCCGGTGCCGGCCCGGGGAGGCCCGGGCCTGGCGCAGCCCAGCCTCCGCTGCTCGTGGGCCGCGCCGTCCCCGGCCGCCCGTGGTTTGGGCTCGAGATAACTGCGAGGAAATGAACGAGCGTCCGCTGCTCATTCCCGGGTCTGGTTCACCTCGCCCTTCTCCGAACACTTGTGCGggcaaagcaaagggcagcagcagctgtggtaAAGACTGGGAGCTTCCAGTGCCCATTATGCTGAAGGCACCGGCACTTGCTGCATGGGCGAGCTGCGGCCTCGGTCGAACCCTGTTGCGTATGTGGCTGTAAGAAAGTTTGTTCATCAGCAGAGACTGTAATCCGAATGTATGGTGAGAGCCAATTAGGGCGAGCGGGTGGGTGGAATATGCAAAGCAATGAGATAATTTGAATCATTGCAATGCGTGGTGATTGCAGTTCACCAGCTGTATGAGCTCTAGTAGGAAATTTACAAAAATGTAGAAGAGGAATTTCGAGGGGAGGAAAGGACAACAGTGTGGCTTTCCAGTGATAACAGGTTGATCCACTGTGTCATTTATGGCACTTTTGCTGTCTGCAAAGAGATACTGTGGGCAGGGTACATACAGTGTAAAAAAGTTAAACAGTTATTGGCTAGGGTGCACAAAAGGAACAGCCAGGCCTTAATGGGCTGCTGGCTAAGCATTCATCTGCTCCCTCCCCCAGCTAACACACCAGGCAGCCATGCACACATCCCTTAGGAGGGAAAGGGTcagcctctgctgctcagaGTTGCTGAGTTGCTATATTCTggctcccctttttttttttttttgaacttACACCTTTTCATGTTTGCATTTTAACTCCTGAGTACTTGTGCTGCTGATGGTCTGTATCTCAAAAATGTTACCCACTCTGCAGCTCCACCTTTCTTATCTTAGCATGACTTTACTGTGCAGCTTCTTAGAGCATAGCAGCTACTTCAGAAGTCAGAGCCGAGATTATGCAGCTGCACTGTACTCAGCATGGGCCTTGGATCCACACCACCAGCTGAAGCCATgggaaaagggcaggggaaggttaTAGAGAGagtatttttcttcagaaggaAGGCATTTGAAACAGTCTGCAGGTGACATGAGCTTTTAGGTGGGAGTGTAAAAGCAGTGCAGAATATTTAATGATAAACTATGTGGGATGGATTCTAAAGCGCTTGAAAAGTGAAAACCCAAAATCATTTTGTGACATGAGAGAGCTGGTCATGGTAGCCAGGAATACAGAGAGAAAGTGtggtgaaatgaaaaaaattaccttgTATGAAAATGGTGTGAACAGATGCTGGTGGAAGCATGCAGTGCTTGTCTGAATGGACTTGACAGGAAGAAGCATAGCTAGTTGGTGGTGTGAAGTTGATGGATTGGATGTTATTTTAACTGGACATATAGAAATTAAATGCAGTTATGCATGAAGTGTTAAAATCATAGCTCAAATGTTACTCTTTTATATCTAAAAAGCAGGTGCAATGGGAGAAGTAGCATGTGACTGTATTTGCATTAGGAAgctgcttttctattttttcaagAGGTAAAAAATGGGTTATAAGTGGTGTAACTTTAGATTGCACTATATAGAAGCACATAGACTGCTCTGAGTGGGGTAGAAGGAATTTCtagtaaaaatatatatactgtggctgtgctgggggttGTTGCTTTGTACTGCAGAAAAAGTAGGATCTCTATGGATTTTTTGTCATTAGCACACCTTCAGAATATGTTTCTCATTATGTACTGCCTGAAGGCACCTGGAAATTCTGCAGCATGGATCCAAAGCTTGTATGCTGTGTTACTGTTTCCCTTGTTGGTGGGTTGAGCACCTTACAGTTGTAGAGGAAAGCACAGTCTGAGCGGTTTTTATTCCAATGGACAATACACAAATGAAGTTGTAAGCACTGGGTGGAATATAAAAGCAGTGTGGATGTACTTGCACAATCTGTAACTGCCAGTGCAAGAGTTTGTGGAGAATAAGCTGCAAGAGGGCTCATGGCAGAAATGTGGCCATGGTGGTTTCTAAAGCCTTGAAAAAAGCCCTCTGTGTTCTTGCtctctttgttttcaatagTGGGCTGCTGATGGGTGGTCCTGGGGATTTTAACAGAGGAACTGGGTCCAGGCATTCCCTGTGCACTGGGATTCATAAATTTGTGTGCTGGGTGCAGGTTGTGTGTTGCTTCCAGCGATGGATGAGTGCTGGGACCTGTGTTGTAACTGCCTGTTGTTCAGGTCCAGTATTTACAGATTCATCACATGGATTAAGTGCAAGTTTTTCCTGCTACTTCACTGAGGTATTTAATGAGTGCTTAGCTTGTAACATATTGCTTTAGGAGCTGTGATTAACTTTTATACGGGGGTTTATCTCCCCCTCTTGCATGATGGAGGCAGTTTTTGAACAACTTTCCTTTAATCCTGAGTGATGTACCTGTAGAGCACCTTGAAAGGCAAAGCATGATCACACTGAGTCCCAGGTGCATCCACTCGGGAAGGGAGGAGGCAATTGCTGGCTTTGAAATGTTTGAACAGGTGAGTCCAATCTTAGTAGCTCTGACAAGTCCAGGGACATTGGATTTGCAAAGCAGAACTATCTTAGTTCTTATTCAGACTCTTTAGAAAATTTATTGAGGTTCAGGGCTTTGATGTTTACAAACTAATACAGATCACATCATTTGCACAGCCTTTTCCAGGTAGTGAATAAATGGCTTGCCAAGTAAGTCATATGTGAAAATACAATTTTGCATCATCTGCATTCTTTTTGTCTAGCCAAGAAGTGTTATAGTATATTTTGTGAGGGGTccacactgaaaaaaatgcaCTTATTCAAGTTTGGTTGCATGTGGGGATTGTGTATGTGCATTTGTAATCTTGAAAACTTTCAGGTTTGTTAGCCAAGGCAATTGAATGCAAAGTGCTGTGCTTGATGGGCTGCATGGAAGATTACACAAGTTACAAGTTTTGGATCCTGATGTCATTATGGTGTAGATGTGCATTAGTGTTATCCTCTTGACAGTATTTTTGCTGGTGAAAGACAGTCTATGGAATACTAATAAGTCTGTACAGGAGCTGAGTGACAATGTGGAGCATTGTGTAGCATTTCTCAGTGTGCACAAGTCTGAGTAAAACTCAAACTCAAAATACCAGGTTCATTTGCCCTGTGGCTACTCTAACAAAAAGCTAACAGAGCTGTGTTCATTGGAATGTCATATGTTTGGTTGGAATCTCTGTTATGAGTTCTGGAGTGGAATAGAAAGGATGGTTGGATGTGCTCATCTCTTCCTGACTGCATCAGCTGATCCTGGGGTTGATGAGAGAGATAAAGCAAGAGTCTGCCTGAACTCGTGTCTGCCATGGCTTTTATCTTCCTGCCTTTGAGATGCCAACACTTGCGCTCTGTCAAGTTTTCTTTTTAGTTCCAGATGAAGCATCTTGGATCCTCTGCTGCACAGCAAAGTATTTGTTGTTCTGAAAATCCCCATGTGTGTGCTTCTCATGGCCCTGAGGGGCAGTTCTCCTGTGCAGCCAGTGAATACAGCAGGATTCACTTAGCAGCATGTGTTAATGGGAATGACCTATTGACAGAATAAATTATCCATTTGAACCTAAAATGTGGAAAATGCACCAATGCCTTTTAAATGTGGTGTTTAAAGGAAAATTGTTAATTATCAtcagttttgttgttttcataAGCTGTCAGGGCATCATGATAATTTGACACCTCTGCAAACTTATTTATAAATGTTTTGTGCGTTTAACTGTTGTTTTCTGCAGCTGTGTAGAAGGTCTCCATTAGCAAAATGCAGTCTTCTGTTTGTCTTTATGACATCTAGAAAATGTAATTGCataaagtgaaaagaaaaaaccattTGTACGACCTGATTATCATAGGTCATGAAACAAACACAGCCTAATAAAACATTGGCATGAGAGGCATGGTTTGCGTTTCTCTCTTTGCTCCTCCATATGCTCATTTGTAGAATAGCAAATTATAAACAAGAACATTATTTAATCCTTGCCTCTAGCAGTTGCCTTTGTatgtgctctctgcagctttggTTGAGAGAATGTGAATCCCAAGACCCGTTTTGACAGAGACTAGAATTTTCACGTGCTCATGTGATCCTTCTGGTGCTCACCCTGTGTATCTTGATGTATTTCGATTTTTCCATCTTTCTGGAAATGTAGGAGAAGGGTTAAAATACAGCTCTGAAAATCCAGGGACTAAGCAGAGCTTATTGATCCCCTCCCATTCATGTACACATTTGATGTGAGAACGCTGACCTAGAAGCACTGAGAGTTAGTTTATTAGTTTTGACATTGGGATTCGTTAGCTGTAATTCAATTAGAACCACACTGATGGATGTGTTTGtatgctggggctggcagc
Proteins encoded:
- the HPS6 gene encoding BLOC-2 complex member HPS6 gives rise to the protein MKLRQLSDLSDFSRGHWLRELLCRGEEPSHVQSSPDGQHLLLLQKSRPPSLPRVVAFQRHSIAGADLERSWQPPQPAPVGLLFLQSPVVPGSWVLAVVWEHGRTEVWHFVVAVGWQLLQTLELCQGARARVVSVCSQGASLVWCEERPPLGAHSDVSKCAFRFCVCARALEVGERGVRLGAVRIVLHNSPECQVLASPQHVFLVPAAAGFATTSKFLLIWHPEKAEFTITAPSAGFIHSKVLRSSSESDFKKLLLGSVGLLSGFAPLDIHTSTVSNSGGLLLVSTKGSVSIVEPDGTQRHIFDLEGGPLAHGSLVQLKTFGSILACVLAGVLYLVDQNSGRLVEKEVLSMKEVHFLESQGEEDSIQLLSQSGIYSFSFSKPEDSSRPEPCLVEMVFEEACRYYQRRSLSSSKLTVEKLKKGGTFQAPVVLAAILQHSLHQKQKPARSLQDTYAKLLNAVSQELQSYMSLELLKTCVVCAPESEVESYCKELVEQEVSRILQSDMDKDNLAYLNSVFSSFPKAAWKATRSCLQLQQNGDGLLVARATPEVWKKVLCQPQLEEVGQNGMVPLFELICGSFLTFKPKWLPSFVELTQQYVSSSWSYSSKEGPEGRVPLYKRALGVLARKNKHGKADDEMELELLLCSKRPKAVLQALHLLIHLKQWQRVVEVAEKFSKLSPLLNKEIFIALLAEFAQHRELDPYLDRLWPLCPAELTASDILTTVLQHLPHSQEDPVPFSSEGNQLTVGLLKPLLQRVVQRPSVQDEMYSDALQSSTFPPPTPPREHKIPSKAVADDVPQPSMARTSSPSALLQDDSV